A window of the Tunturibacter empetritectus genome harbors these coding sequences:
- the alr gene encoding alanine racemase — translation MKSWVEVSERRLTANYGLLREAAGGETAVLAVVKANAYGHGAAVCAPVLARAGAEWVGVTDVAEGAAVREALAAAGISRREQPEILVMSGLLREDAGDVIRHGLTPVVWLREQMEWLAEAAGRSGGVVVPVHVEIDTGMARQGVAPGRELEQLLAWVSGQTAVRVDGVMTHFASSEMAGSAQTVEQRKRFEEAMGAVAAAGLRPEWVHAGNSSTVDNQGAEGNLAWLRRLATRVGARSMVRAGIALYGYCLPIEGGGVSEVRQALQPAMTWKTRVIGVREVEAGETVGYNGIFVAERAMRLALLPVGYADGLRRELSASNARPGGWAMVKGQRAAIVGRVSMNLTIVDVSGIAGIALGDEVVVLGDGVTAEDHAWLAGTIAYEIVCGVRPAHRCGIAG, via the coding sequence GTGAAGAGCTGGGTGGAGGTTTCGGAGCGGCGGCTGACGGCGAACTATGGGCTGCTGCGGGAGGCGGCGGGTGGTGAGACCGCGGTGCTGGCGGTGGTGAAGGCCAATGCGTATGGGCATGGGGCGGCGGTGTGCGCTCCAGTGCTGGCGCGGGCGGGGGCGGAGTGGGTGGGGGTGACCGATGTGGCAGAGGGTGCGGCGGTGCGGGAGGCTCTGGCTGCGGCTGGGATTTCGCGTAGAGAGCAGCCGGAGATTCTGGTGATGTCGGGGTTGCTGCGGGAGGATGCCGGGGATGTGATTCGGCATGGGCTGACGCCAGTGGTTTGGCTGAGGGAGCAGATGGAATGGCTGGCGGAGGCTGCGGGTCGGAGCGGTGGAGTGGTGGTGCCGGTTCATGTGGAGATAGATACCGGCATGGCTCGGCAGGGAGTTGCGCCAGGACGTGAGTTGGAGCAATTACTCGCTTGGGTGTCGGGACAGACGGCGGTGCGGGTGGATGGGGTGATGACGCACTTTGCGTCGTCGGAGATGGCGGGGTCGGCGCAGACGGTGGAGCAGAGGAAGAGATTTGAGGAGGCGATGGGTGCGGTTGCGGCGGCGGGGTTGCGGCCGGAGTGGGTGCATGCGGGGAACTCTTCGACGGTGGATAACCAGGGTGCGGAGGGAAACCTGGCTTGGCTGCGTCGGCTGGCGACTCGAGTTGGGGCGCGATCGATGGTGCGGGCGGGGATAGCGCTTTATGGGTATTGTCTGCCGATTGAGGGTGGGGGTGTGAGTGAGGTGCGTCAGGCGCTGCAGCCGGCGATGACTTGGAAGACGCGGGTGATTGGGGTGCGCGAGGTAGAGGCTGGAGAGACGGTTGGGTACAACGGGATCTTTGTGGCGGAGCGGGCGATGCGGTTGGCGCTGCTGCCGGTGGGATATGCGGATGGACTGCGGCGGGAACTTTCGGCGTCGAATGCACGACCGGGTGGGTGGGCGATGGTGAAGGGGCAGCGGGCGGCGATTGTGGGGCGGGTGTCGATGAACCTGACTATTGTGGATGTGAGCGGGATTGCGGGGATTGCGCTGGGGGATGAGGTGGTGGTGCTGGGGGATGGGGTTACGGCGGAGGATCATGCTTGGCTGGCGGGCACGATCGCTTATGAGATTGTGTGCGGGGTGCGGCCGGCGCATCGGTGTGGGATTGCGGGTTAA
- a CDS encoding CDP-alcohol phosphatidyltransferase family protein, with translation MTWTSAFGKGSGWLLQKIVNGLALTRISPNALTFIGLVINIIAACFFGFARPNNANRMFLYAGLIIIGAGVFDMVDGRVARKTNQVSVFGAFFDSVMDRYSDVAIFFGLLIYYARGNRLFYVGLVAFVMTACVMVSYTRARAEALIGTCKVGFMERPERIVCVILGALCNRWGVMAPALWVLALFATLTVIHRIRYTYVETERRKLIAQAK, from the coding sequence TTGACCTGGACAAGCGCATTCGGCAAAGGCAGCGGCTGGCTGCTGCAGAAGATCGTGAACGGCCTAGCGCTGACCCGCATCTCGCCAAACGCACTGACGTTTATCGGCCTGGTGATCAACATCATCGCGGCGTGTTTCTTTGGATTTGCGCGGCCGAATAATGCCAATCGGATGTTTCTCTATGCGGGTCTGATCATCATCGGGGCTGGCGTCTTCGACATGGTGGATGGGCGGGTAGCGCGGAAGACGAATCAGGTTTCTGTGTTTGGCGCGTTCTTCGATTCGGTGATGGATCGGTACTCGGATGTCGCTATCTTCTTTGGCTTGCTGATCTACTATGCACGCGGAAACCGCTTGTTTTATGTGGGACTGGTGGCGTTTGTGATGACGGCTTGCGTAATGGTGAGTTACACACGCGCGCGGGCTGAAGCGCTGATTGGGACCTGCAAGGTTGGGTTTATGGAGCGGCCGGAGCGTATCGTCTGCGTGATTTTGGGTGCGCTGTGCAACCGGTGGGGCGTGATGGCTCCTGCGCTTTGGGTGCTGGCGCTGTTTGCGACTCTGACGGTGATTCACCGCATTCGCTATACGTATGTGGAGACGGAGCGCAGAAAGCTGATCGCACAGGCTAAGTAG
- the mltG gene encoding endolytic transglycosylase MltG — translation MKFLGFLLLLLLIALAVAAGVIYLPYGPSTETFLDILPGTGTETIATQLEKSGIIRSRYAFYLLRLKMGGTLKAGEYRFEGKLPMTDVYQHILHGEIYTRAFTIPEGFNIFDIAQAAEAAGFGPRDAFLAAERQHTELISAWTDGPPPASLEGYLFPDTYQLSRHATPLQILSAMVRRFHQVSAQIGLTNDVSRTVIMASLVEKEVRQDAERPLVAGVFVNRLAKGIPLATDPTVIYAALLNNHWRGTIYASDLQSPSPYNTYKHAGLPPGPIANPGLAALRAAMRPARTDYLYFVSDASGHTRFSTTLQEHAQQVQSYRAAQKQQLTGTGVTP, via the coding sequence TTGAAGTTTCTCGGTTTCCTCCTCCTGCTTCTGCTAATCGCCCTGGCCGTCGCAGCCGGCGTCATCTACCTGCCCTACGGCCCCTCCACCGAGACCTTCCTCGACATCCTCCCCGGCACCGGCACCGAGACCATCGCCACCCAGCTCGAAAAGAGCGGCATCATCCGCAGCCGCTACGCCTTTTACCTCCTGCGCCTCAAAATGGGAGGCACCCTCAAAGCCGGAGAGTACCGCTTCGAGGGCAAGCTCCCCATGACCGACGTCTACCAGCACATCCTCCACGGCGAGATCTACACCCGCGCCTTCACCATCCCCGAGGGTTTCAACATCTTCGACATCGCCCAGGCAGCCGAGGCAGCCGGCTTCGGCCCCCGCGACGCCTTTCTCGCCGCCGAACGCCAGCACACCGAACTCATCTCAGCCTGGACCGATGGACCGCCCCCCGCATCCCTTGAAGGCTATCTCTTCCCCGACACCTACCAGCTCTCCCGGCACGCCACCCCGCTCCAGATCCTCTCCGCCATGGTCCGCCGCTTCCACCAGGTCTCCGCCCAGATCGGTCTCACCAACGACGTCTCCCGCACCGTCATCATGGCCTCCCTCGTCGAAAAAGAAGTCCGCCAGGATGCCGAGCGCCCCCTCGTAGCCGGCGTCTTCGTTAACCGCCTCGCCAAAGGCATCCCGCTCGCCACCGACCCCACCGTCATCTACGCGGCCCTGCTCAACAATCACTGGCGCGGCACCATCTACGCCTCCGATCTCCAGTCTCCCTCACCCTATAACACCTACAAACACGCCGGCCTGCCCCCCGGACCCATCGCCAACCCCGGCCTCGCCGCCCTCCGAGCCGCCATGCGCCCCGCCCGCACCGACTACCTCTACTTCGTCAGCGACGCCTCCGGCCACACCCGTTTCTCCACCACCCTGCAGGAGCACGCCCAGCAGGTCCAGTCCTATCGCGCCGCACAGAAGCAACAGCTTACCGGCACCGGAGTTACCCCCTAG
- a CDS encoding GreA/GreB family elongation factor: MPEQVKKRLAEEIKLLEHELTTELPAEIKKAVALGDLSENAEYHMAKQRQVFVNARLGQLKKRMGELAMVNLVNIPNDKVGFGSRVTVFDSSKDEEIKYQLVTSEESDVSKGLISTTSPIGRALLGKQVGDSATVITPNGKRELEILKLMTIHDAPEEA, encoded by the coding sequence ATGCCAGAACAAGTAAAAAAGAGGCTTGCAGAAGAGATCAAGTTGCTGGAGCACGAACTTACGACCGAACTCCCTGCAGAGATCAAGAAGGCCGTCGCACTGGGCGACCTAAGTGAAAACGCGGAATACCACATGGCCAAGCAGCGCCAGGTCTTCGTCAACGCCCGGTTGGGGCAGTTGAAGAAGCGGATGGGCGAGCTGGCGATGGTGAACCTGGTGAATATCCCCAATGACAAGGTTGGATTCGGCTCACGCGTGACAGTCTTCGACTCGAGCAAGGACGAGGAGATCAAGTATCAGCTGGTGACCAGCGAGGAGTCGGACGTGTCCAAGGGTCTGATCTCGACGACTTCTCCGATTGGCCGGGCACTGCTGGGCAAACAGGTTGGCGACTCCGCGACGGTGATTACGCCGAACGGCAAGCGCGAACTTGAGATCCTCAAGCTGATGACGATTCACGACGCCCCCGAGGAAGCATAG
- a CDS encoding glyoxalase superfamily protein — protein MPTIETYRKQAKLFLRWHRERDYSIGERVRRLERYRSLTDQEVLALKFTLALAQEIVAVEAGYQRWADLKAATAGATRTPRAPSSQPFLKKVTPILLVHNVESSAAFFQQKLGFEIDFLHGLPPFYGAVSRDGVCLHLRFVHQPFFAQVAAQEKSLIIVSIEVANVQDLFKEFKSRNVEFAQKVTKHPWGGTDFHVRDPDGNVLSFVAYG, from the coding sequence ATGCCCACCATTGAAACCTACCGCAAGCAAGCCAAACTGTTCCTCCGCTGGCATCGCGAACGAGACTACTCCATAGGCGAACGAGTACGCCGCCTCGAACGCTATCGGTCATTAACCGACCAGGAGGTGCTGGCGCTCAAGTTCACTCTTGCATTAGCGCAGGAGATCGTCGCGGTTGAAGCCGGATATCAAAGATGGGCGGATCTGAAAGCCGCAACCGCCGGAGCCACCAGGACGCCGCGCGCTCCGTCCAGCCAGCCATTCCTGAAAAAGGTCACCCCCATCCTGCTCGTGCACAATGTCGAGTCAAGCGCTGCCTTCTTCCAACAGAAGCTGGGCTTTGAGATCGACTTCCTCCACGGTCTGCCACCGTTTTATGGCGCAGTCTCTCGAGATGGCGTCTGCCTGCACCTCCGCTTCGTCCACCAACCCTTCTTCGCTCAAGTCGCCGCTCAGGAGAAGTCGCTGATCATCGTCTCCATCGAAGTCGCAAACGTTCAAGACCTCTTCAAAGAGTTCAAGTCACGAAATGTGGAGTTTGCCCAAAAGGTCACAAAGCACCCCTGGGGCGGAACTGATTTCCATGTGCGAGATCCCGACGGCAACGTCCTCTCCTTCGTTGCATACGGTTGA
- a CDS encoding LolA family protein yields MRIRQAAAMAILGLAPALTGCLTHTRIVPKTRPADVVLNAELEDLLKQVDVRFSAVQTMNASIEIVATTGGGRQGKETQYPSFAGYIFLRKPQDLRVLLRVPFLGSVALDMVSDGKTWKLWVPKRNLAMTGTSEVTKPSTNGLENLRPAVFFDSLLIHGLGPDQVVSLTQDTRVVANEKNAKDLIEEQDYDLEFLAQPKGQTAHAVRVIHIGRANLLPYQQDIYGPDGTIITRAFYSNYQKFGDTPFPMKIQIVRPQDQYTLTLTLTKLTLNQKLEDDQFELKIPDTVPVKKMD; encoded by the coding sequence ATGAGGATAAGACAAGCGGCGGCGATGGCAATCCTTGGGCTGGCTCCGGCGCTAACCGGCTGCCTGACCCATACCCGCATCGTCCCTAAGACCCGTCCAGCCGATGTCGTCCTCAACGCCGAACTCGAAGATCTCCTCAAACAGGTCGACGTTCGTTTCAGCGCCGTCCAGACCATGAACGCCAGTATCGAGATCGTCGCCACCACCGGAGGCGGCCGCCAGGGCAAAGAGACCCAGTACCCCAGCTTCGCCGGATACATCTTCCTTAGAAAGCCGCAGGACCTCCGCGTCCTGTTGCGCGTCCCCTTTCTCGGCTCGGTAGCCCTCGACATGGTCAGCGACGGCAAGACCTGGAAGCTTTGGGTGCCCAAGCGCAACCTCGCCATGACCGGCACCAGCGAGGTCACCAAACCCTCCACCAACGGTCTCGAAAATCTCCGCCCTGCCGTCTTCTTCGACTCGCTTCTCATCCACGGCCTCGGCCCCGACCAGGTCGTCTCCCTCACCCAGGACACCAGGGTCGTCGCCAACGAAAAAAACGCCAAAGATCTCATCGAAGAGCAGGATTACGACCTAGAGTTTCTCGCACAGCCCAAGGGCCAGACTGCCCATGCCGTTCGCGTCATTCACATCGGCCGCGCCAACCTGCTCCCCTACCAGCAGGACATCTACGGCCCTGATGGCACCATCATCACTCGCGCCTTCTACAGCAACTACCAGAAGTTCGGCGACACGCCCTTTCCCATGAAGATCCAGATCGTGCGCCCGCAGGACCAGTACACCCTGACCCTCACCCTCACCAAGCTGACCCTCAATCAAAAGCTCGAAGACGATCAGTTCGAACTAAAGATCCCCGACACCGTCCCCGTAAAAAAAATGGACTGA
- a CDS encoding Gfo/Idh/MocA family oxidoreductase: MAQEGVAQEGVRPTQALRVAVIGAGAFGRNHLRVLRELQQAGQAVELVAVVDRDSATVAAASERFGVPGFATIEACLAGIRNGVGRLDAASVCVPTVHHASAAAPLLAAGVDLLIEKPLAASLADADAILEMARRHGRIVQVGHLERFNPAVTAAREHLHKPMFFEAHRLSIFTPRSLDVDVVLDLMIHDLDIVLSLVASPVREVRAVGLPVLSRKVDIANVRVEFENGCIANFTASRVSTERVRKLRFFQPHQYLSLDFARQDLLMIDVTAAAGMDPAMLAAMAEKAQLAGALSGGHPSAGLSLKKVTVELGEPLRLEIEAFLRAVRERTRPVVSGEDGRAALALALEINEAIAVHAERAGLGDFL, translated from the coding sequence GTGGCACAGGAAGGTGTGGCGCAGGAAGGTGTGAGGCCGACGCAGGCTCTGCGGGTCGCGGTGATTGGGGCGGGAGCCTTTGGGCGAAATCATCTGCGGGTGCTGCGGGAGTTGCAACAGGCTGGGCAGGCGGTAGAGCTGGTAGCCGTGGTGGATCGCGATTCGGCAACTGTGGCTGCGGCTTCGGAGAGGTTCGGTGTGCCTGGCTTTGCGACGATTGAGGCTTGCCTGGCTGGAATCCGGAATGGGGTGGGGCGGCTTGATGCGGCTTCGGTGTGTGTGCCGACCGTGCATCATGCGAGCGCTGCTGCTCCGCTACTGGCGGCTGGGGTGGATCTGCTGATCGAGAAGCCACTGGCGGCTAGTCTGGCTGATGCTGATGCGATTCTGGAGATGGCTCGCAGGCACGGGCGCATCGTGCAGGTCGGGCATCTGGAGCGGTTCAATCCGGCGGTGACGGCGGCACGGGAGCACCTGCATAAGCCGATGTTCTTTGAGGCGCACCGGTTGAGCATCTTTACGCCGCGTTCGCTCGATGTGGATGTGGTGCTGGACCTGATGATTCATGATCTGGATATTGTGCTGAGCCTGGTGGCGTCGCCGGTGCGCGAGGTGCGGGCGGTGGGACTGCCGGTGCTGTCGCGCAAGGTGGATATCGCGAATGTGCGGGTGGAGTTTGAGAACGGATGTATTGCGAACTTTACGGCGAGCCGGGTGAGTACGGAACGGGTGAGGAAGCTGCGGTTCTTTCAGCCGCATCAGTATCTTTCGCTGGATTTTGCGCGGCAGGATCTGTTGATGATCGACGTGACGGCGGCTGCTGGGATGGATCCGGCTATGCTGGCTGCGATGGCGGAGAAGGCGCAGTTGGCTGGGGCGCTTTCTGGTGGGCATCCTTCGGCGGGGCTGTCGCTGAAGAAGGTGACGGTAGAGCTGGGGGAGCCGCTGCGACTGGAGATTGAGGCGTTCCTGCGGGCGGTGCGGGAGCGGACTCGGCCGGTGGTGTCGGGCGAGGATGGAAGGGCTGCGCTGGCGTTGGCGCTGGAGATCAATGAGGCGATTGCAGTGCATGCGGAGCGGGCAGGGCTGGGGGATTTTCTGTAA
- a CDS encoding YXWGXW repeat-containing protein, which translates to MLKRLAVLALYSSLLPLASQAQVVIRVGPPPPVVEHYGPPPRPGYVWQGGYHRWDGQRYVWAPGHWGRPPRPGVVWIPGSYDRWHGGYRYHRGYWR; encoded by the coding sequence ATGCTCAAAAGACTCGCAGTCTTAGCGTTGTACTCTTCGCTCTTACCCCTTGCCTCTCAAGCGCAGGTCGTCATCCGCGTCGGTCCACCGCCGCCCGTCGTCGAGCATTATGGACCACCACCAAGACCGGGGTACGTATGGCAGGGCGGCTATCATCGGTGGGATGGACAGCGGTATGTTTGGGCCCCAGGTCACTGGGGTCGTCCCCCACGTCCAGGTGTTGTCTGGATTCCAGGCAGCTATGACCGATGGCACGGCGGTTATCGCTATCACCGTGGATATTGGCGTTAA
- a CDS encoding alpha/beta fold hydrolase — protein sequence MATGATRSPALLEAGHRVILIDSRGHGRSTRDTRPYSYELMASDVLAVMDTLNLKQASFIGWSDGACIALITAAQAPNRVAAAFFFGCNMDPSGLKQIDQHNPLLSRCLSRHLQDYAQLSPTPDDFHHFAEAVGVMMKSQPNYTAHDLSRISVPVLIVQAEHDEFIRDEHAEYLAHNIPDAKLLFLKGVSHFAPLQRPQQFNEAMLAFLREVLPDGRPTRAAVTS from the coding sequence GTGGCAACTGGGGCTACCAGGTCCCCCGCGCTCCTCGAAGCCGGCCACCGCGTCATCCTCATCGACAGCCGCGGCCACGGTCGCAGCACCCGCGACACCCGTCCCTACTCCTACGAACTCATGGCCTCAGACGTCCTCGCCGTCATGGACACCCTGAACCTCAAACAAGCGTCCTTCATCGGCTGGAGCGACGGCGCCTGCATCGCTCTTATCACCGCCGCCCAAGCTCCCAACCGTGTCGCCGCTGCCTTCTTCTTCGGCTGCAACATGGATCCCTCCGGCCTCAAACAAATCGACCAGCATAACCCCCTACTCTCCCGCTGCCTCTCCCGCCACTTGCAGGACTACGCCCAGCTCTCCCCAACACCCGACGACTTCCACCACTTCGCCGAAGCCGTCGGCGTCATGATGAAGTCGCAGCCCAACTACACCGCGCACGATCTATCCCGGATCAGCGTGCCCGTCCTCATCGTTCAAGCCGAACACGACGAGTTCATCCGCGACGAACACGCTGAATATCTCGCCCACAACATCCCGGACGCAAAGCTTCTCTTCCTGAAAGGTGTAAGCCACTTCGCCCCGCTCCAGCGCCCCCAGCAGTTCAACGAGGCCATGCTCGCCTTCCTCAGAGAAGTCCTGCCGGACGGGCGCCCTACGCGGGCTGCGGTCACTTCGTGA
- a CDS encoding SGNH/GDSL hydrolase family protein, protein MNSRSVLLHTSLAATLALVPLAGCNSDSASSNAAKQLAALQAQQAKNAGNFSNTVFLGDSLTAGFQSGSLLDTTQVHGWAPVLAAQAGFNIVQPLIAYPGAPNVLQLESLGPPPVITSAPGTTTGRDNFATQVTDLAVPGALLNDVMNTVPLVNPAPGQQQLNQLVLGFPGLGYGQANSQATFAVNAQPTTIFLWIGNNDALVADETGMPSSMTSVATFTSQYQALITELTTKAPAHLVIGNIPDVTRVPYLTPAALVLGEVSAETGLPTAELSAILGIVPGDLVNPTGTAEIPLILGGLQKGPISDAGVLSAAEVVTVQSQVTAFNQVIAAQAKAANATLVDINALFNQAFTNGVTINGYTGTSSFLGGIFALDGIHPTNVGYAVVANAFIDTMNATISTKIPDVPLGPVAATDPYWPPNLATQIAPAARPRTIPANAGKAIAPILEKKQ, encoded by the coding sequence ATGAATAGTCGTTCAGTCCTGCTGCACACCAGCCTAGCCGCAACTCTCGCCCTTGTCCCCCTCGCCGGTTGCAATAGCGATAGCGCCAGCAGCAACGCCGCCAAACAGCTCGCCGCTCTCCAGGCCCAGCAGGCAAAGAACGCAGGAAACTTCTCCAACACCGTCTTCCTCGGCGACTCCCTCACCGCAGGCTTCCAGAGCGGTTCCCTCCTCGACACCACCCAGGTCCACGGCTGGGCGCCCGTCCTCGCCGCTCAGGCCGGCTTCAACATCGTCCAGCCCCTCATCGCCTACCCCGGCGCGCCCAACGTCCTCCAGCTCGAATCGCTCGGCCCCCCGCCCGTCATCACCTCCGCTCCCGGCACAACCACTGGCCGCGACAACTTCGCCACCCAGGTCACCGACCTAGCCGTCCCCGGAGCCCTGCTCAACGACGTCATGAACACCGTCCCGCTGGTCAACCCCGCACCCGGCCAGCAGCAGCTCAACCAGCTCGTCCTCGGCTTCCCCGGCCTCGGCTACGGACAGGCCAACAGCCAGGCCACCTTCGCCGTCAACGCCCAGCCCACCACCATCTTCCTCTGGATCGGCAACAACGACGCCCTCGTCGCCGACGAGACCGGCATGCCCAGCAGCATGACCTCCGTCGCCACCTTCACCAGCCAGTACCAGGCCCTCATCACCGAACTCACCACCAAGGCCCCGGCCCATCTCGTCATCGGCAACATCCCCGACGTCACCCGCGTCCCCTATCTCACCCCCGCAGCCCTCGTCCTCGGCGAAGTCTCTGCCGAAACCGGCCTCCCCACTGCCGAACTCAGCGCCATCCTCGGCATCGTTCCCGGCGACCTCGTCAACCCCACCGGCACCGCCGAGATCCCGCTTATCCTCGGAGGCCTCCAGAAGGGACCCATCAGCGACGCCGGCGTCCTCTCCGCCGCCGAGGTCGTCACCGTCCAGTCCCAGGTCACAGCCTTCAACCAGGTCATCGCCGCCCAGGCCAAAGCCGCCAACGCCACCCTCGTCGACATCAACGCCCTCTTCAACCAGGCCTTCACCAATGGTGTCACCATCAACGGCTACACCGGTACCTCCAGCTTTCTCGGCGGCATCTTCGCCCTCGACGGCATTCACCCCACCAACGTCGGATACGCCGTCGTCGCCAACGCCTTTATCGACACCATGAACGCCACCATCAGCACCAAGATCCCTGACGTCCCACTAGGCCCCGTCGCCGCCACCGACCCCTACTGGCCCCCCAACCTCGCCACCCAGATAGCCCCCGCCGCCCGCCCCAGAACCATCCCCGCCAACGCCGGCAAGGCCATAGCCCCCATCCTCGAAAAGAAGCAGTGA